One Natrinema marinum genomic window carries:
- a CDS encoding universal stress protein — translation MLETVLLAVGPSDAERSGQLAETVLDIAKPAGATVILAHVFTEREYDQVLDRLEFDRTVDEIDPDAVAARHSTIHDLKDIFDEHDVDYEIRGAVGEHGPSIVDLSTETGADMVVVGGRRRSPTGKAVFGSTAQEVLLSAPCPVTFVRSDDEFED, via the coding sequence ATGCTAGAGACAGTATTGCTTGCAGTCGGTCCGAGCGACGCCGAACGGAGCGGCCAGCTCGCCGAAACCGTCCTCGACATCGCGAAGCCGGCCGGTGCAACCGTCATCCTCGCACACGTTTTCACAGAACGAGAGTACGATCAGGTCCTCGACCGCCTCGAGTTCGACCGAACAGTCGACGAAATCGACCCCGATGCGGTCGCGGCGCGCCACTCGACGATCCACGACCTGAAAGATATCTTCGACGAGCACGACGTCGATTACGAGATCCGGGGTGCCGTCGGAGAGCACGGACCGTCGATCGTCGATCTGTCGACCGAGACCGGTGCCGATATGGTCGTCGTCGGCGGCCGGCGGCGGTCGCCGACCGGGAAAGCCGTCTTCGGCTCGACGGCTCAGGAGGTCCTGCTGTCGGCACCCTGTCCCGTCACCTTCGTTCGCAGCGACGACGAGTTCGAAGACTAA